In Streptomyces chartreusis NRRL 3882, the following are encoded in one genomic region:
- a CDS encoding 3-oxoacyl-ACP reductase, which translates to MTAQESICRRLVGRSAVVTGAGSGIGLAAARRLASEGAHVVCADVDEARGKAAAEETGGIFVKVDVTDAEQVEALFKTAQDTYGSVDIAFNNAGISPPDDDSILETGLEAWKRVQEVNLTSVYLCCKAAIPYMRRQGKGSIINTASFVARMGAATSQISYTASKGGVLAMSRELGVQFAREGIRVNALCPGPVNTPLLQELFAKDPERAARRLVHIPLGRFAEAEEIAAAVAFLASDDSSFVNATDFLVDGGIAGAYVTPL; encoded by the coding sequence GTGACCGCTCAGGAAAGCATCTGCCGCCGGCTGGTCGGCCGCAGCGCCGTCGTCACCGGAGCCGGCAGCGGCATCGGTCTGGCCGCCGCCCGCCGTCTCGCGTCCGAGGGCGCGCACGTCGTCTGCGCCGACGTCGACGAGGCACGCGGCAAGGCGGCCGCCGAGGAGACCGGCGGCATCTTCGTGAAGGTGGACGTCACCGACGCCGAGCAGGTCGAGGCCCTCTTCAAGACGGCCCAGGACACCTACGGCAGCGTCGACATCGCCTTCAACAACGCCGGCATCTCCCCGCCCGACGACGACTCCATCCTGGAGACCGGCCTGGAGGCCTGGAAGCGCGTCCAGGAGGTCAACCTCACCTCGGTCTACCTCTGCTGCAAGGCCGCCATCCCGTACATGCGGCGCCAGGGCAAGGGCTCGATCATCAACACGGCGTCCTTCGTGGCGAGGATGGGCGCCGCCACCAGCCAGATCTCGTACACGGCCTCCAAGGGCGGCGTCCTCGCCATGTCCCGTGAGCTGGGCGTGCAGTTCGCCCGCGAGGGCATCCGGGTCAACGCCCTGTGCCCCGGCCCGGTCAACACCCCGCTCCTCCAGGAGCTGTTCGCCAAGGACCCGGAGCGCGCCGCGCGCCGCCTGGTACACATCCCGCTGGGCCGGTTCGCCGAGGCCGAGGAGATCGCCGCCGCCGTGGCCTTCCTCGCCAGCGACGACTCCTCCTTCGTGAACGCCACCGACTTCCTGGTCGACGGCGGGATCGCGGGAGCGTACGTCACACCCCTGTAA
- a CDS encoding DUF2510 domain-containing protein — MTPPPGWYPDPHGPHLERWWDGTAWTEHRRAPEAPATPPPGGGTGRTKVVALTATGVVLVAAIVTGAVALGGGDGGGTEATTAPTSTVEPSPDSSEPTPEASASEPSADDPAIVEDQLNGITFPLLDGWVLPQYVAQDDVVMTTDGTYDCPGGVGVCRHGLVFSRTVTETDEKSPEALAKADIDAAADDAYDRDALGRELYGGVESHQQVKSGPVAVAGRAGYLVRWRVRTAKGPGGYVQSLVFPSSVGTESPVLVRYVFDAGQDGPPLADMDRITEGIRPFGDADTGGGVGSSIGPPD; from the coding sequence ATGACGCCGCCGCCCGGCTGGTATCCCGACCCGCACGGCCCGCATCTGGAACGCTGGTGGGACGGCACGGCCTGGACCGAGCACCGCCGCGCGCCCGAGGCGCCCGCCACCCCGCCGCCGGGCGGCGGCACCGGCCGCACGAAGGTGGTCGCCCTGACCGCCACGGGCGTCGTTCTGGTCGCCGCGATCGTCACCGGAGCCGTCGCCCTCGGCGGGGGCGACGGCGGCGGCACGGAGGCCACGACCGCCCCCACCTCCACCGTCGAGCCCAGCCCCGACTCGTCGGAGCCGACCCCCGAGGCGTCCGCCTCCGAGCCGTCCGCCGACGACCCCGCGATCGTCGAGGACCAGCTCAACGGCATAACGTTCCCCCTGCTCGACGGCTGGGTCCTCCCCCAGTACGTCGCCCAGGACGACGTCGTCATGACGACCGACGGCACCTACGACTGCCCCGGCGGCGTCGGCGTCTGCCGCCACGGCCTCGTCTTCTCCCGCACGGTGACCGAGACCGACGAGAAGTCCCCCGAGGCCCTCGCCAAGGCGGACATCGACGCCGCCGCCGACGATGCCTACGACCGCGACGCGCTCGGCCGCGAGCTCTACGGGGGCGTCGAGTCGCACCAGCAGGTCAAGTCCGGTCCGGTCGCGGTGGCGGGCCGCGCCGGGTACCTCGTGCGCTGGCGCGTGCGGACCGCCAAGGGGCCGGGCGGCTACGTCCAGTCGCTCGTCTTCCCGTCCAGCGTCGGCACCGAGTCGCCCGTGCTCGTCCGCTACGTCTTCGACGCGGGCCAGGACGGACCGCCGCTCGCCGACATGGACCGCATCACCGAGGGCATCCGGCCGTTCGGCGACGCGGACACGGGCGGCGGCGTGGGCAGCAGCATCGGCCCGCCGGACTGA
- a CDS encoding amino acid deaminase/aldolase translates to MTARASDRARYDRATAHLDAPLAIVDLDAFDANAADLARRAGGKPVRVASKSVRCRALLERVLARDGFAGIMSFTLAESLWLARSGFDDVLLAYPSADRAGYGELAGDPKLAAAVTVMVDDVAQLDLIDASRGGGREVVRVCLELDTSLKLLGGRVRVGARRSPLHSPAQVADLARAVARRPGFEVVGIMAYEGHVAGVGDAVAGRPLRSRAIRLMQAAAKRELAERRAEVVRAVRAVVPGLEFVNGGGTGSVQHTAAEDAVTEIGAGSGLYVPRLFDNYTSFSGRPAALFAQPVVRRPGVGVVTVLGGGYPASGAAGPDRLPVPYLPQGLRYDPQEGAGEVQTPLLGSPADDLLIGDKVWFRHAKAGELCERFDVLHLVEGDAVTATVPTYRGEGHTFL, encoded by the coding sequence ATGACTGCGCGCGCCTCCGACCGGGCCCGTTACGACCGGGCCACCGCCCATCTCGACGCCCCTCTCGCGATCGTGGACCTGGACGCCTTCGACGCCAACGCCGCGGATCTGGCCCGTCGCGCCGGGGGCAAGCCCGTGCGGGTGGCCAGCAAGTCCGTGCGATGCCGGGCGCTGCTGGAACGCGTCCTGGCCCGGGACGGTTTCGCGGGGATCATGTCGTTCACCCTCGCCGAGTCGCTGTGGCTGGCGCGCTCGGGGTTCGACGACGTGCTGCTCGCCTACCCGTCCGCCGACCGGGCCGGGTACGGCGAACTCGCCGGTGATCCCAAGCTCGCCGCCGCCGTGACCGTGATGGTCGACGACGTCGCCCAGCTCGATCTCATCGATGCTTCGCGGGGCGGCGGACGTGAAGTCGTGCGGGTCTGCCTGGAGTTGGACACTTCCCTGAAGCTGCTCGGCGGGCGGGTGCGCGTCGGGGCCCGGCGTTCGCCGCTGCACTCCCCCGCCCAGGTCGCCGACCTGGCCCGGGCCGTGGCCCGCCGGCCGGGCTTCGAGGTCGTGGGGATCATGGCGTACGAGGGGCACGTCGCCGGTGTCGGGGACGCGGTCGCGGGACGGCCGCTGCGGTCCCGCGCCATCCGGCTGATGCAGGCCGCCGCCAAGCGTGAACTCGCCGAGCGGCGTGCGGAGGTGGTGCGTGCGGTGCGGGCCGTCGTGCCGGGGCTGGAGTTCGTCAACGGCGGCGGCACCGGCTCGGTGCAGCACACGGCGGCCGAGGACGCGGTGACCGAGATCGGCGCCGGGTCGGGGCTGTACGTGCCGCGGCTGTTCGACAACTACACGTCGTTCAGCGGCCGTCCGGCGGCTCTCTTCGCCCAGCCCGTCGTACGGCGGCCGGGCGTCGGGGTCGTGACGGTCCTCGGTGGCGGGTACCCCGCCTCCGGCGCGGCCGGGCCCGACCGGCTGCCCGTGCCGTATCTGCCCCAGGGGCTGCGCTACGACCCTCAGGAGGGGGCCGGTGAGGTGCAGACGCCGCTGCTCGGCTCGCCCGCCGACGACCTGCTGATCGGTGACAAGGTGTGGTTCCGGCACGCGAAGGCCGGTGAGCTGTGCGAGCGCTTCGACGTGCTGCACCTGGTGGAGGGGGACGCGGTGACGGCGACCGTGCCGACGTACCGCGGCGAGGGCCACACGTTCCTGTAG